GTCGAGCGCGGCGACGAACGTCTCCACGTGCAGGACCTGCGTGAAGCGGGTGCGGCCGCCCGTGAGGGAGTACGGGCGGACGCGGGCGGGCCGGCGGTCGGCTCCGCGTATCGGCAGCCGGTCGGACGGGGACGCCGACGCCGAGGCCGTACTCCTCACGGGGTCTTCTCCATCGACTGGCGCAGCTCGCTGCGGACTTCGGGGGTCAGGACGTGGCCGGCACGGCCGACGAACAGGGCCATGTGGTACGCCACCACGCTCATGTCGCAGTCGGGGGTGGCGTGCACGCCGAGGAGCGAGCCGTCGCTGATGGCCATGACGAAGACGGAGCCGTACTCCATCGCCACCATCGTCTGCTTGACCGCGCCGCCGTCCATCAGCTCGGCGGCGCCGGTGGTGAGGCTGCCGAGGCCGGAGACGATGGTGGCCAGGTCGGCGGAGGCGCCGCGCGGGCCCTTGGTGCGCGCGGGGCTCTCGCCGGCGGCTCCTCCGGGGTCGGAGGACAGCAGCAGGAGCCCGTCCGAGGACACGACGGCGACGGAGTTGACGCCGGGCACCTCCTCGACCAGGTCGGTCAGCAGCCACTGCAGGTTGCGGGCCTGGGTGCTCAGTCCGTACGTACTGGGCGCGGTCATGTGCGTGCCTCCTGTGCGGTGTCCCCCTGGTCGGTGTCCTGTGCGAGCTCGGCGGCCACGACGCGCCGTCCGTCCCGCGTCCCCTGGTAGAAGCCGCCGAGCCGGCGGCGCAGCTCGTCGGCGTCGACGCGGCGCGCCGGCTCGGGCGGCCGTACGGCCTCGGGGCGACGCGCGGCCACCGTGCGCGGGGTCCGCTTGGGCAGCCCCTTGTCGGTGACGGCCTCGGGTCCCGCGTCGGGGTGGCTCCCCTGGCGGGGGACCCAGTCGGCCTCGTCGGGTGCGTGCCGGTGGGGCTCCGCCGGGCCGTCGGGGGCGACGGCGGTGGCGGTCTGCCCGGGGAGCGGCAGTCCTGGTTCCGGTACGTCGGCCTGCGGGCCCGCATCGGGCAGCCGGTCGGCGGGCGCCGGGTCGGGGTCGGACCCCGCGAGGGCCTCCGGTCCCGCGTCGGGGACGACCCGCGCGAGGAGCTCGTCGCCGGGATCCCGCCCGTCCGGGACCTCTGCGGCCGGGCCCGCCACGGTGAACACCTGATCGGCCGGCGGCAGCTCGGGCTCCGCCGGCACGACCCGCGCCAGCAGCTCCTCGGCCGGTCCGCTCGCCGCAGTGAACACCTGGTCGGCGGGCGGCAGTACGCCCTCCGGACCCGGGACGGCGTGGCCGCCCGAGGCAGGCTCCGCCTCCGGCGCCTGCGCCTGAGCCGTGAACACCTGCTCGGCGGGCGGCAGCCCGCCGTCCGCGGCCGGGGCGTGCACGTCCGCGTCGGGCTCCAGCCCGCCGGCGAGATCCGGCCCGAAGTCCGGGGCCAGGTCCGCGCCCGAAACCTCCACGGCGGCGCCGACGGCCCCACCCTGGTCCGGGACCGGCTCCGCGCCGGGGACCGACGCCTCGGCGGCGGCCGTGGCCTCGCCGAGCAGCGCGTCCGCATCCGCATCCGCCTCGGGGTCCAGCCCCTCGGCGGTGTCCCACTCCATGCTCCGCAGGAGCTCCGCGTCCGCCTCCGGGCCCGGGTCCCGGAAGGGGTCGGGCGTGGGCTCGGGCGTGGCCTCGGGGGCGGAGGCGGCCTCGGCCTGGGGCTCCGCGTCCCGTTCCACCGCCGGAGGCATCCGGCGGGGCGGGATGGTGTTCTCGTTCGCCTCGGCGATCACGCCCGGCAGCCGGAGCTCGGGCACGCCCGGCGTGGCGAAGGTGTGCACCGGCGAGCTCGGCGGGGTGGCCGGGAGCAGCGACGCCGGGACGACCACCAGGGCCTCCGTGCCGCCGTGCCGCCCGGCGCGGAGCTCCGCGGTGACCCCGTGCCGGGCCGCGAGGCGCCCCGCCACGTACAGGCCGAGGCCCAGGCCGTGTTCCGATTCCGGCTCCTGGTCGTACGCCTCGGGCGTGGCCAGCCGGGCGTTCAGCGCCTCCAGCCGGTCGGCGGTGACGCCGATGCCCTGGTCCACGACGGACAGCACCACGTCACCGGCGTCGAGCAGCCACCCGGAGACCCTCACCTTGGCCTCGGGCGGCGAGAACGTCGTCGCGTTCTCCAGCAGCTCGGCGAGCACGTGCGAGATGTCGTCGGCCGCGTGCCCCGCGACCTGGGTGAACGGGGGCAGCGCCGCCAGCTCGACGCGCTCGTAGCGCTCGATCTCACTGACCGCGGCCCGCATGACGTCGACCAGCGGGACCGGGGCGCCGGCGCCGTGGCCGTGCTCCTGTCCGGCCAGGACGAGCAGGTTCTCGTTGTGGCGGCGCATGACCGTCGCCAGGTGGTCCATCTTGAACAGGGTGGCCAGCCGGTCCGGGTCCTGTTCCTTGGACTCCAGCTCCTCGATGACCGCGAGCTGGCGCTCGACCAGTCCGAGCGTGCGCAGCGACAGCGAGACCGACGTCGTCGACATGATGCGGCGGTGCTCTTCGAGGCCGGCCCGCAGCTGCGTCAGCTCGGCCTCCAGCGCCTCACGGCCCGAGCCCAGCGCCTCGTTGCGGCCGATGAGCCGGCGCGCGTCGGCGTCGAGGCCGGCGATCCGGGTGTGCAGGGAGACCGTCTGGTCGCGGACGGCGTTGAGGTGGCGTACGACCTCGGCGAACTCGTCGTTGCGGCCGGTGAAGCGGACCGGCTCCACCGAGCCCTCCGGGGTCGCCAGCCGGGCCGCGCCGCGGCGCAGGACGGACAGCGGCCGGGTCAGCGAGCGCGCCACGGCCGTCGAGAAGCCGACGGCGACGAGGAACAGCAGGCCGAGGACCGCGACCAGCATCTCCAGCCGGGTCACGTCGTCGTCGCGCAGGGTGGCGAGCGCGGTGGCCCGCTGCCCGGCGAGGGTGGACTCCACGGACCGCATGCGGTCGATGCGGGCGGTGAGGGCGGGGGCGACGGTGGCGCCGTCGAGCTTGCGGTCGGCGGAGGACAGCGTGGGCCGCTCGGTGAGCCGCTTGAGGTAGTCGTCGGCCGTCTTGACCTCGGGGCCGGTGACGGTGGCGGCGAGGGTCTGGCGTACGTCGGGCCGCGCGACCCGGGTGAAGTCGTCGAGGGCGGCCTGCTCCCGTACGCGGGCCCGCTGGGCGGCGGTGGTCAGTTCGTCCACGACCGCGGAGTTGGGGAGCTGCTCACCGCGGGGGACGGCCAGCGCGGCGAGCAGCAGTCCACGGGTGGCCGAGGCCTGTTCCACGGCCTGGCCGAGGGGGGCCAGCGGGCGGTTGGTGGCGAGGGCGGCGCCGGCCCGCGGCGGGGTCAGCTCGGCGAGCCGGTCGCCCGGGGCGAGCAGTTCCGCGATGACGCCCGCGTACGCCTGCTGGGCGGCGAGGGCGCTGCCCTTGCCGTCTACGGCCTCGCTGCGGACGGCCTGGACGCGGCCGAGGGCGAGCGCGAGCGGCTCGTCGGCCTCGTCGCGGACCTCGGCGAGCTGGCGGTCGGTGAGCGCGGTGCGCTCCTGGACGGGGCCCTTCGCCTGTGCGCCGGGGCGCCCCTTGGCCACGTACTCGACGACGGCGTCGCGCTCGTCGGCGAGGAGGTGCGCGAGGGTGAGGGTGTGCTGGGTCTGCTCGGCGAGCGTGACCAGCTGCTGGGAGTCGTTCAGCTCCCGCGTCGCGGAGACCACGGCCGGGGTGCCGGCCGCGAGGACGGTGAGGCCGGCGACGGCGACGCCGATGACGAGCCTGCTGCGCACGCGGACGCGGCGTCCTGCGGGGTCGGGTCCGTCGGTGGCGGTGCCGTTCTTCCGAGACCGCTTCTTCTGCACCGGTGCTCGCAATCCTGTACGTGTGCTCGTGCTCGTCTACTCGTGTGGCCGAGGTAACGGCCGGTCAACAAGTAAACGCCCCCTGCCCCCTCGTACCGCCTCAGACCTTTGCAGCGTGTTGGGGACAGAGCCTGACATCGCCCACCCGGCCACTCGAACGAGTGAACATCACGGATGAGTTGGCAACCAACTCGGCAGGGCGCTGTCAGAGGGCCGTCATGGCCGGGTGGTTGAAAGATCGATGGGGGCTTTGGCAATATGCCCGCCCACATCCCGCCGGGAGGCCGTGGAGGGCCTCGGACGACGGGCTGGTGGCGGCGATCCCGCCGGTTCTGCATTGGTACGGACTTTTCGGTCCATCGCGACCGCCCGGTCCCTGCGGGGCGGGCAGAATGCCCGTATGCGCATCGACCTCGCCTCGGCCCCCGGCAACCCGGAACGCCCCAACGAGGACTGGCTATCGGCGGCGATGCCCGCTGCGGGCGGCGGAGTCCTGGTCGCCCTGGACGGGGTCACCCCGCCGAGCGGCGAGGTGGGCTGTACGCACGGCGTGCCCTGGTTCGCGGCCCGGCTCGGGGGCCGATTGACCGAACTGTCCGGATCGCGCCGGGACATGCCGCTGGACCGGATCCTGGCGGAGGCGATCCGCGGCACCGCCGACGCGCACCGCGACACCTGTGACCTTTCTCACGTACGGACCC
The Streptomyces sp. NBC_01296 DNA segment above includes these coding regions:
- a CDS encoding roadblock/LC7 domain-containing protein, with the protein product MTAPSTYGLSTQARNLQWLLTDLVEEVPGVNSVAVVSSDGLLLLSSDPGGAAGESPARTKGPRGASADLATIVSGLGSLTTGAAELMDGGAVKQTMVAMEYGSVFVMAISDGSLLGVHATPDCDMSVVAYHMALFVGRAGHVLTPEVRSELRQSMEKTP
- a CDS encoding sensor histidine kinase, giving the protein MQKKRSRKNGTATDGPDPAGRRVRVRSRLVIGVAVAGLTVLAAGTPAVVSATRELNDSQQLVTLAEQTQHTLTLAHLLADERDAVVEYVAKGRPGAQAKGPVQERTALTDRQLAEVRDEADEPLALALGRVQAVRSEAVDGKGSALAAQQAYAGVIAELLAPGDRLAELTPPRAGAALATNRPLAPLGQAVEQASATRGLLLAALAVPRGEQLPNSAVVDELTTAAQRARVREQAALDDFTRVARPDVRQTLAATVTGPEVKTADDYLKRLTERPTLSSADRKLDGATVAPALTARIDRMRSVESTLAGQRATALATLRDDDVTRLEMLVAVLGLLFLVAVGFSTAVARSLTRPLSVLRRGAARLATPEGSVEPVRFTGRNDEFAEVVRHLNAVRDQTVSLHTRIAGLDADARRLIGRNEALGSGREALEAELTQLRAGLEEHRRIMSTTSVSLSLRTLGLVERQLAVIEELESKEQDPDRLATLFKMDHLATVMRRHNENLLVLAGQEHGHGAGAPVPLVDVMRAAVSEIERYERVELAALPPFTQVAGHAADDISHVLAELLENATTFSPPEAKVRVSGWLLDAGDVVLSVVDQGIGVTADRLEALNARLATPEAYDQEPESEHGLGLGLYVAGRLAARHGVTAELRAGRHGGTEALVVVPASLLPATPPSSPVHTFATPGVPELRLPGVIAEANENTIPPRRMPPAVERDAEPQAEAASAPEATPEPTPDPFRDPGPEADAELLRSMEWDTAEGLDPEADADADALLGEATAAAEASVPGAEPVPDQGGAVGAAVEVSGADLAPDFGPDLAGGLEPDADVHAPAADGGLPPAEQVFTAQAQAPEAEPASGGHAVPGPEGVLPPADQVFTAASGPAEELLARVVPAEPELPPADQVFTVAGPAAEVPDGRDPGDELLARVVPDAGPEALAGSDPDPAPADRLPDAGPQADVPEPGLPLPGQTATAVAPDGPAEPHRHAPDEADWVPRQGSHPDAGPEAVTDKGLPKRTPRTVAARRPEAVRPPEPARRVDADELRRRLGGFYQGTRDGRRVVAAELAQDTDQGDTAQEART